In a single window of the Methanolobus psychrophilus R15 genome:
- a CDS encoding type I restriction-modification system, M subunit, whose product MKQVDQKDINNAAWAACDTFRGVVDPAQYKDYILVMLFLKYISDVWQDHYESYREQYGDDDERIRRKLERERFVLPVVRLIETDEKTGEGTLLDEFPATYYSLYDRRAAANIGELVNIVLDHIEESNKSKLEGVFRNIDFNSEANLGKTKDRNRRLKQLLEDFHKPQLNMKPSLVSEDVIGNTYIYLIERFASDSGKKAGEFFTPPKVTELVARLAMPKPGDRICDPACGSGGLLVQAARQIGSRDFALFGQESNGSTWALCRMNMFLHSFDSARIEWCDTLNSPLLVENDRLMKFNCVVANPPFSLDKWGAENAESDRYNRFWRGVPPKSKGDWAFISHMVEIALEKEGRVAVVVPHGVLFRGAQEGQIRRKMIEENLLDAVIGLPGNLFPTTNIPVAILVFDRSRENGGAREDCKDVLFIDASREFRSGKNQNTLSDEQLEKIMAVYNSREDVEKYAHVADFGEIKENDFNLNIPRYVDTFEEEEEIDIDAVQQEIDELEKELAEVRVKMAEKLQQINRNSGG is encoded by the coding sequence ATGAAACAAGTTGACCAGAAAGATATCAACAATGCAGCCTGGGCGGCGTGCGACACGTTCAGGGGAGTGGTTGACCCTGCACAGTACAAGGATTACATTCTTGTTATGCTGTTCCTGAAATACATATCCGATGTGTGGCAGGACCATTACGAATCATACCGGGAGCAATATGGAGACGATGATGAACGTATACGACGCAAGCTGGAACGTGAGCGGTTTGTCCTTCCGGTTGTAAGGTTGATAGAAACCGATGAGAAGACAGGCGAAGGAACTTTGCTGGATGAGTTTCCTGCCACCTATTACAGCCTCTATGACCGCAGGGCTGCCGCAAACATTGGCGAGTTGGTCAATATTGTGCTCGACCATATTGAAGAGTCAAACAAGAGCAAACTTGAAGGGGTTTTCCGTAACATTGACTTTAACAGCGAGGCAAATCTGGGAAAAACAAAGGACAGGAACAGGCGCTTGAAGCAGCTTCTGGAAGACTTCCACAAGCCACAGCTGAATATGAAGCCAAGCCTTGTTTCGGAGGACGTGATCGGGAACACATACATATACCTGATAGAGCGCTTTGCTTCGGATTCCGGTAAGAAGGCAGGGGAGTTCTTTACCCCGCCAAAGGTTACGGAACTGGTCGCCAGGCTTGCCATGCCAAAACCGGGGGACCGCATATGTGACCCCGCGTGCGGTTCAGGTGGCCTTCTGGTCCAGGCTGCCAGACAGATAGGCAGCCGGGATTTTGCGCTTTTCGGGCAGGAATCGAACGGCAGTACTTGGGCACTGTGCCGGATGAACATGTTCTTGCACAGTTTTGACAGTGCCCGCATTGAGTGGTGCGATACGCTGAACAGCCCGCTTCTGGTGGAGAACGACCGTCTGATGAAGTTCAATTGCGTTGTTGCCAATCCTCCGTTCTCCCTGGACAAATGGGGTGCTGAGAATGCGGAAAGCGACCGATATAACCGTTTCTGGCGTGGCGTTCCTCCGAAAAGCAAGGGAGACTGGGCATTCATCAGCCACATGGTTGAGATCGCACTGGAAAAGGAGGGACGTGTGGCCGTGGTTGTGCCCCACGGAGTTCTTTTCAGGGGAGCTCAGGAAGGCCAGATCCGCAGGAAGATGATCGAGGAGAATCTGCTTGACGCAGTTATCGGCCTGCCTGGAAACCTGTTCCCAACCACCAATATTCCTGTGGCTATCCTGGTCTTTGACCGCTCACGGGAAAATGGAGGAGCCAGAGAAGACTGCAAGGATGTCCTCTTCATCGATGCCAGCCGGGAATTCAGGTCCGGGAAGAACCAGAACACGCTTTCTGACGAGCAACTGGAAAAGATTATGGCAGTATATAACTCCAGAGAGGATGTGGAAAAATATGCCCATGTGGCTGACTTTGGAGAGATAAAGGAGAATGATTTCAACCTGAATATTCCCCGGTATGTGGACACGTTCGAAGAGGAAGAGGAGATCGATATCGATGCCGTCCAGCAGGAAATAGATGAACTGGAAAAGGAGCTGGCAGAGGTTAGGGTGAAGATGGCTGAGAAGCTACAGCAAATCAACAGGAATTCCGGGGGATAA
- a CDS encoding thermosome, chaperonin Cpn60/TCP-1 yields the protein MAGQMAGQPIFILREGSQRTRGREAQSNNIMAAKAVAEAVRTTLGPKGMDKMLVDSLGDVVITNDGATILKEMDIEHPAAKMIVEVAKTQDNEVGDGTTTAAVIAGELLKKAEELIDQDIHPTIIASGYRLASEKAAEIIKTLAKAVTKNDRSVLLNISGTAMTGKGAEANKDVLSEIAVSAILSIVDEDNKVDMDNIKVEKKVGARIEESKLIEGMIIDKERVHTNMPKKVADAKIALINTAIELKDTEVDAEISITSPEQLQSFLDQEEKMIKDIVEKVVKSGATVAFCQKGIDDMAQHYLAKAGIFAVRRVKKSDMEKLSKATGGKLVTNLDEITQADLGYAALVEEKKIGGDEMTFVTGCKNPKAVSILLRGGTEHVIDNIERALHDALRVVGVAIEDEQLVAGGGSPEVEVSLRLQEYASTLSGREQLAVKAFAEALEIIPRTLAENAGLDPIDMLMELRSHHEKGQKTAGLNVYEGKVIDMWEAGVVEPLRVKTQAINAAAESAVMILRIDDIIASRQGPGGPSGADMVPNMPPGGMPGMEDM from the coding sequence ATGGCAGGACAGATGGCTGGACAGCCGATTTTCATATTAAGAGAAGGAAGCCAGAGAACTAGAGGCAGAGAAGCACAGAGCAATAACATCATGGCTGCAAAAGCAGTCGCTGAAGCTGTTAGGACAACACTTGGTCCAAAAGGAATGGACAAAATGCTTGTCGACAGCCTTGGAGATGTTGTCATCACAAACGATGGTGCAACCATTCTCAAAGAGATGGACATCGAGCACCCCGCAGCAAAGATGATCGTAGAGGTTGCAAAGACCCAGGATAATGAGGTCGGAGACGGAACCACTACCGCAGCAGTCATTGCAGGGGAACTCCTCAAGAAGGCGGAAGAACTTATCGACCAGGACATCCACCCCACCATTATTGCATCCGGATACAGGCTCGCTTCCGAGAAGGCCGCCGAGATCATAAAGACACTGGCAAAGGCAGTCACAAAGAACGACAGAAGTGTACTATTGAACATTTCCGGCACTGCTATGACAGGTAAGGGAGCAGAGGCGAACAAAGACGTACTTTCGGAAATTGCTGTTTCAGCCATACTAAGCATTGTTGACGAAGACAACAAGGTCGACATGGACAACATCAAGGTCGAGAAGAAGGTAGGCGCCCGCATCGAAGAATCAAAGCTTATTGAAGGAATGATCATCGATAAGGAACGTGTCCACACCAACATGCCAAAGAAGGTCGCAGATGCAAAAATAGCACTCATCAACACGGCTATTGAGCTCAAGGACACAGAGGTTGATGCTGAGATATCCATCACATCACCAGAGCAGCTCCAGTCATTCCTTGACCAGGAAGAGAAGATGATCAAGGACATCGTCGAGAAAGTAGTCAAGAGCGGTGCAACTGTAGCTTTCTGCCAGAAGGGTATCGACGACATGGCACAGCACTACCTTGCAAAGGCAGGCATATTTGCAGTAAGGCGTGTCAAGAAGAGCGATATGGAGAAACTCTCAAAGGCAACCGGAGGCAAACTTGTCACAAACCTTGATGAGATCACCCAGGCGGACCTCGGTTACGCTGCACTCGTCGAGGAAAAGAAGATTGGCGGCGATGAGATGACCTTTGTCACAGGCTGCAAGAATCCAAAAGCAGTATCCATTCTTCTGCGCGGCGGCACAGAGCATGTTATCGACAACATCGAGAGGGCGCTTCACGACGCTTTGAGAGTAGTCGGTGTAGCCATAGAGGACGAGCAGCTCGTAGCTGGCGGCGGTTCACCGGAAGTCGAGGTTTCACTCAGGCTCCAGGAATACGCATCAACCCTCAGCGGAAGGGAACAGCTTGCTGTAAAGGCCTTCGCAGAAGCCCTTGAGATCATCCCGAGGACCCTTGCTGAGAACGCAGGTCTTGACCCCATAGACATGCTCATGGAACTGCGCTCACACCATGAAAAGGGCCAGAAGACAGCCGGACTCAATGTATATGAAGGTAAAGTCATCGACATGTGGGAAGCCGGAGTAGTTGAGCCACTCAGGGTAAAGACCCAGGCTATCAACGCTGCTGCAGAATCCGCAGTCATGATCCTGAGGATCGATGATATCATCGCATCCAGACAGGGACCTGGCGGACCATCCGGTGCTGACATGGTACCAAACATGCCACCAGGCGGAATGCCCGGCATGGAAGACATGTAA